In Triticum urartu cultivar G1812 chromosome 6, Tu2.1, whole genome shotgun sequence, the following proteins share a genomic window:
- the LOC125514874 gene encoding prolyl-tRNA synthetase associated domain-containing protein 1 isoform X1, with product MGRTKDELLARLEELKIDFKRYDHPVVLTVEEQAKHVGNFGGALTKNLLLKDKKHRLYIVSALADTKVDMKILSQRLGLGKGGVRMAPEENLRQVLQVPLGCVTPFALFNESASAVSLLLDQGFKSKQSCYFHPLTNDVTIALSSSNLDKFLLSIGKQPAYVDLEASPVVGKDNPPDLADLVPSGAFCSSEESVENPTPKDAPQVNVPKEKTCLPEVKAKPKVQKKGAESSESKVPTNNGANVEIFASDVLEVIFPLFLSEASKKLNIKQEELTQILKLDDFKRRAAPDLESVTNMFKNAAYTAGFHAGFDTMLKSGLGGMPPRK from the exons atgGGTCGCACCAAGGACGAGCTCCTCGCGCGCCTCGAG GAGCTTAAGATCGATTTCAAGCGCTACGACCACCCGGTTGTGCTGACGGTCGAGGAGCAG GCCAAACATGTGGGAAATTTCGGAGGCGCGTTGACTAAGAATCTACTTCTGAAG GACAAGAAGCACCGGTTGTATATCGTTTCTGCACTTGCTGACACCAAAGTTGACATGAAAA TTCTGTCCCAGCGTCTTGGTTTGGGAAAAGGTGGCGTGCGGATGGCTCCTGAGGAGAATTTGCGTCAAGTGCTTCAG GTACCGTTAGGATGTGTTACTCCGTTTGCGCTATTCAATGAGTCCGCGAG TGCCGTCTCATTATTACTGGACCAAGGGTTCAAGTCTAAACAGAGCTGCTACTTCCATCCACTGACAAATGATGTGACTATTG CCCTCAGTTCAAGCAACCTGGACAAGTTTCTCCTCTCCATTGGGAAGCAACCAGCTTATGTAGACTTGGAG GCCTCACCAGTGGTAGGTAAAGATAATCCCCCTGATCTAGCAGATCTTGTGCCTTCTGGTGCATTCTGTTCCTCAGAAGAATCAGTTGAGAATCCGACTCCTAAAGATGCTCCTCAAGTCAACGTACCCAAAGAGAAAACATGTCTACCAG AAGTGAAGGCTAAGCCCAAAGTTCAGAAGAAGGGGGCAGAAAGTTCAGAGAGTAAAGTTCCTACTAATAATGGCGCAAATGTTGAGATATTTGCAAGTGATGTGCTTGAGGTCATCTTCCCATTGTTCCTGTCTGAG GCATCAAAGAAATTGAATATTAAACAGGAAGAGCTTACTCAAATTTTAAAATTAGATGATTTTAAACGACGAGCTGCTCCAGATCTGGAGAGTGTAACG AATATGTTCAAAAACGCAGCATACACTGCAGGATTTCACGCTGGCTTTGATACCATGCTCAAGTCGGGTTTAGGTGGGATGCCCCCCCGGAAATAG
- the LOC125514874 gene encoding prolyl-tRNA synthetase associated domain-containing protein 1 isoform X2: MGRTKDELLARLEELKIDFKRYDHPVVLTVEEQAKHVGNFGGALTKNLLLKDKKHRLYIVSALADTKVDMKILSQRLGLGKGGVRMAPEENLRQVLQVPLGCVTPFALFNESASAVSLLLDQGFKSKQSCYFHPLTNDVTIALSSSNLDKFLLSIGKQPAYVDLEASPVVGKDNPPDLADLVPSGAFCSSEESVENPTPKDAPQVNVPKEKTCLPVKAKPKVQKKGAESSESKVPTNNGANVEIFASDVLEVIFPLFLSEASKKLNIKQEELTQILKLDDFKRRAAPDLESVTNMFKNAAYTAGFHAGFDTMLKSGLGGMPPRK, encoded by the exons atgGGTCGCACCAAGGACGAGCTCCTCGCGCGCCTCGAG GAGCTTAAGATCGATTTCAAGCGCTACGACCACCCGGTTGTGCTGACGGTCGAGGAGCAG GCCAAACATGTGGGAAATTTCGGAGGCGCGTTGACTAAGAATCTACTTCTGAAG GACAAGAAGCACCGGTTGTATATCGTTTCTGCACTTGCTGACACCAAAGTTGACATGAAAA TTCTGTCCCAGCGTCTTGGTTTGGGAAAAGGTGGCGTGCGGATGGCTCCTGAGGAGAATTTGCGTCAAGTGCTTCAG GTACCGTTAGGATGTGTTACTCCGTTTGCGCTATTCAATGAGTCCGCGAG TGCCGTCTCATTATTACTGGACCAAGGGTTCAAGTCTAAACAGAGCTGCTACTTCCATCCACTGACAAATGATGTGACTATTG CCCTCAGTTCAAGCAACCTGGACAAGTTTCTCCTCTCCATTGGGAAGCAACCAGCTTATGTAGACTTGGAG GCCTCACCAGTGGTAGGTAAAGATAATCCCCCTGATCTAGCAGATCTTGTGCCTTCTGGTGCATTCTGTTCCTCAGAAGAATCAGTTGAGAATCCGACTCCTAAAGATGCTCCTCAAGTCAACGTACCCAAAGAGAAAACATGTCTACCAG TGAAGGCTAAGCCCAAAGTTCAGAAGAAGGGGGCAGAAAGTTCAGAGAGTAAAGTTCCTACTAATAATGGCGCAAATGTTGAGATATTTGCAAGTGATGTGCTTGAGGTCATCTTCCCATTGTTCCTGTCTGAG GCATCAAAGAAATTGAATATTAAACAGGAAGAGCTTACTCAAATTTTAAAATTAGATGATTTTAAACGACGAGCTGCTCCAGATCTGGAGAGTGTAACG AATATGTTCAAAAACGCAGCATACACTGCAGGATTTCACGCTGGCTTTGATACCATGCTCAAGTCGGGTTTAGGTGGGATGCCCCCCCGGAAATAG
- the LOC125514873 gene encoding E3 ubiquitin-protein ligase RZF1-like, with amino-acid sequence MMPVYGGGGGGQARQRTCRMYWCYECARALRIISYPATDVFCPRCYGRFLHEIDPPPRPALPPPGYFPHHFAPHPYPHPHYHDGNPRRWVVYGAAPTVPGRPFRQLPPPVREPTRVHAPAPTPPPRRRMPSPPPAPVARRPATPPAIDPGDYFTGGDLNRLVEELTQNDRPGPAPAPTSAIDSLPTVRIAAQHLSDDGGSQCPVCKEEFELGEAARQLPCKHVYHSDCIVPWLRLHNSCPVCRFKLPGTGAASSTRRPSGSNGARNRDREREPATTVRWGPLSWMVPARGTEDADDGWEYGRRAHGRGHGRPEDGDAGAFYAWWRSLFLL; translated from the exons ATGATGCCTGTGtacggcggcggtggcggggggCAGGCGCGGCAGCGGACGTGCCGCATGTACTGGTGCTACGAGTGCGCGCGGGCGCTCCGCATCATCTCCTACCCGGCCACCGACGTCTTCTGCCCGCGCTGCTACGGCCGCTTCCTCCACGAGATCGacccgccgccgcgcccagcGCTCCCCCCGCCGGGCTACTTCCCGCACCACTTCGCGCCGCACCCGTACCCGCACCCGCACTACCACGACGGGAACCCGCGCCGGTGGGTCGTGTACGGCGCCGCGCCCACGGTGCCCGGGCGCCCGTTCCGGCAGCTGCCTCCGCCGGTGCGGGAGCCGACGCGGGTCCATGCGCCGGCCCCGACGCCCCCGCCTCGCCGGCGCAtgccctccccgccgccggcgccgGTGGCGCGGCGGCCGGCCACGCCCCCGGCCATCGACCCGGGGGACTACTTCACGGGGGGCGACCTCAACCGCCTGGTGGAGGAGCTGACCCAGAACGACCGGCCGGGCCCGGCGCCGGCCCCCACGTCGGCCATCGACTCGCTCCCGACGGTGCGGATCGCCGCGCAGCACCTGTCGGACGACGGCGGGTCGCAGTGCCCCGTGTGCAAGGAGGAGTTCGAGCTCGGGGAGGCGGCGCGGCAGCTGCCGTGCAAGCACGTGTACCACTCGGACTGCATCGTGCCCTGGCTCCGCCTCCACAACTCGTGCCCCGTCTGCCGCTTCAAGCTGCCCGGCACCGGCGCCGCCTCCAGCACACGTCGCCCCAGCGGCAGCAACGGTGCAAGAAACAGAGACAGGGAGAGGGAGCCGGCGACGACGGTGAGGTGGGGGCCGTTGTCGTGGATGGTGCCGGCGCGCGGGACGGAGGACGCGGACGACGGGTGGGAGTACGGCCGGCGCGCGCACGGGCGCGGACACGGCAGGCCCGAGGATGGCGACGCCGGCG CTTTCTACGCGTGGTGGCGCTCTCTGTTTCTCCTCTAG